From Rubrivirga sp. SAORIC476, a single genomic window includes:
- the rfbD gene encoding dTDP-4-dehydrorhamnose reductase, which produces MRVLVTGAGGQVGQALVRLGTAGEADVVGVDRAALDITDAAAVRRVMAEVRPDALVNAAAYTAVDRAESEPDLAFRINRDGARTVAQEAAAAGVALVHLSTDYVFDGTKGAPYLPDDPVSPLSVYGASKAAGEAEVLAAGGRAVVLRTAWVFSGYAPNFVRTILRLAADRPRLSVVADQWGHPTAAVDVARGALAAARFARTGGRGVLHLGGSPVTTWHALAEAVVALASETTGEAPTPVDPIPSSAYPTAARRPTRVELDLASSLPLLGLAEAPDWHSALRGAVREAARKDKGI; this is translated from the coding sequence GTGAGGGTGCTCGTCACCGGCGCGGGCGGGCAGGTCGGGCAGGCCCTGGTCCGCCTCGGGACTGCTGGCGAGGCCGACGTGGTGGGCGTCGACCGCGCCGCGCTCGACATCACGGACGCGGCGGCGGTGCGGCGCGTGATGGCCGAGGTCCGCCCGGACGCGCTGGTCAATGCCGCGGCCTACACGGCCGTTGACCGGGCCGAGTCCGAGCCGGACCTCGCATTCCGCATCAACCGCGACGGGGCACGGACGGTCGCCCAGGAGGCTGCCGCCGCGGGCGTCGCGCTCGTCCACCTCTCGACGGACTACGTGTTCGACGGCACGAAGGGGGCACCATACCTCCCGGACGACCCGGTGTCGCCGCTCAGCGTGTATGGGGCGAGTAAGGCCGCAGGCGAAGCCGAGGTCCTGGCGGCGGGCGGCCGTGCGGTCGTTCTGCGGACCGCCTGGGTGTTCTCCGGGTACGCCCCGAACTTCGTGCGCACGATTCTCCGGCTCGCCGCGGATCGTCCCCGGCTCTCCGTCGTCGCTGACCAGTGGGGCCACCCGACCGCCGCGGTCGACGTCGCGCGGGGGGCACTCGCCGCCGCCCGCTTCGCCCGGACCGGGGGGAGGGGAGTCCTTCACCTCGGCGGGTCGCCTGTGACGACGTGGCATGCACTGGCCGAGGCGGTCGTGGCCCTTGCCAGCGAGACGACGGGAGAGGCGCCCACCCCCGTCGATCCGATCCCGAGTTCCGCCTACCCGACGGCGGCGAGGCGGCCCACGCGGGTCGAGCTCGACCTTGCGTCGTCGCTCCCGTTGCTCGGCCTCGCGGAGGCCCCCGACTGGCACTCCGCTCTGCGCGGCGCTGTGCGGGAGGCGGCCCGAAAAGACAAGGGGATATGA
- the rfbC gene encoding dTDP-4-dehydrorhamnose 3,5-epimerase encodes MTVRETSVPGLLVIEPRVFEDARGFFLERYHAGRYAEAGIPGPFVQDNHSRSVQGTLRGLHFQRRHPQGKLVECVRGRIWDVAVDLRAGSPTFGAWEGVELDEASHRQLWVPPGFAHGFGVLSDTADVLYKCTEVYHPGDEGGVAWDDPDLGIPWPVDTPLLSDKDAAWPRLAALGADALPVASFSS; translated from the coding sequence TGACCGTCCGCGAAACCTCCGTCCCCGGCCTGCTCGTGATCGAGCCGCGCGTGTTCGAGGACGCGCGCGGCTTCTTTCTGGAGCGCTACCATGCCGGGCGCTACGCCGAGGCGGGCATCCCGGGGCCGTTCGTGCAGGACAACCACAGCCGGTCGGTCCAGGGCACGCTGCGGGGGCTCCACTTTCAGCGGCGTCACCCACAGGGCAAACTGGTCGAGTGCGTCCGCGGGCGGATCTGGGACGTGGCGGTCGACCTGCGGGCGGGCTCGCCGACGTTCGGCGCGTGGGAGGGCGTGGAACTGGACGAGGCCTCGCACCGGCAGCTGTGGGTGCCGCCGGGCTTCGCGCATGGCTTCGGTGTCCTTTCGGACACCGCCGACGTGCTCTACAAGTGTACGGAGGTCTACCACCCGGGCGATGAGGGCGGGGTAGCCTGGGACGACCCCGACCTCGGCATCCCCTGGCCCGTCGACACGCCCCTGCTCTCCGACAAGGACGCCGCATGGCCCCGGCTCGCGGCGCTCGGCGCCGACGCGCTTCCAGTCGCGTCGTTCTCGTCGTGA